The Deltaproteobacteria bacterium genome includes a region encoding these proteins:
- a CDS encoding hemerythrin: METKASLELREEHEGIRVMLRIMEAIRRQAQDRGDLNEAHFAAILEFLDVFVDRCHHAKEEELLFPALEKKGVSKDGGPMSVILHEHVLGRRLVEAMGASFGAYSRGNRSALKEISAGIQEYISLLSEHIEKESGILFDMAGYVLSETEQEALHEGFDRIETERIGAGKHEEFHALLHTLSGIYLKKA; the protein is encoded by the coding sequence ATGGAGACGAAAGCCAGTCTGGAATTAAGGGAAGAGCATGAGGGCATTCGTGTCATGCTCCGCATTATGGAAGCCATTCGCAGGCAAGCCCAGGATAGGGGCGATTTGAATGAAGCCCATTTTGCCGCCATCCTGGAGTTTCTTGATGTGTTTGTGGATCGATGCCATCACGCGAAGGAGGAGGAACTGCTTTTCCCCGCCCTGGAGAAAAAAGGCGTTTCCAAAGATGGGGGCCCCATGAGTGTGATCCTGCATGAACACGTATTGGGAAGGAGGCTTGTCGAAGCCATGGGCGCGTCATTCGGAGCGTACAGCCGGGGAAATAGATCCGCCCTCAAGGAAATTTCCGCCGGCATCCAGGAATATATTTCTCTTCTATCCGAGCATATCGAGAAAGAGAGCGGTATCCTGTTCGATATGGCGGGTTACGTGCTATCCGAGACGGAACAGGAGGCGTTACATGAAGGGTTCGACAGAATAGAAACGGAACGCATCGGTGCCGGAAAACACGAGGAGTTTCATGCATTGCTCCATACTTTGTCCGGCATATACCTGAAGAAGGCATAG
- a CDS encoding anaerobic nitric oxide reductase flavorubredoxin, whose protein sequence is PDSMFCYLTGEIILFSNDAFGQHYASEYLFNDLVDQAELMAECIKYYANILTPFSPLVDKKIKEVLALNLPVDMICTSHGVVWRDNPIQIVNKYVEWAANYKENQITILYDTMWNATRIMAESIADGIKAADQDVNIKLYKLSQSDKNDVITEVFKSKGIVVGSPTINRGILTALASILEEIKGLRFAGKKAAVFGSYGWSGESPNILAEHLEKSGFQLVDEGLKVLWNPDEAGMEQCFDFGKKLAGQLS, encoded by the coding sequence CCTGACAGTATGTTCTGTTATCTGACCGGCGAAATTATTCTTTTCAGCAACGACGCTTTTGGACAGCACTACGCTTCCGAGTATCTGTTCAATGACCTCGTTGACCAGGCGGAACTCATGGCAGAATGTATCAAATACTACGCCAACATCCTGACCCCCTTCAGCCCGCTCGTTGACAAGAAAATCAAGGAAGTCCTGGCCTTGAATTTGCCCGTCGATATGATCTGCACAAGCCACGGGGTGGTCTGGCGCGACAATCCGATCCAGATCGTGAACAAATACGTTGAATGGGCGGCCAATTACAAGGAAAACCAGATCACCATCCTCTACGACACCATGTGGAATGCCACGAGAATTATGGCGGAATCAATCGCAGACGGCATCAAGGCTGCCGATCAGGATGTGAACATCAAACTTTACAAGTTATCGCAATCGGACAAGAACGATGTCATAACGGAGGTGTTCAAATCAAAGGGCATCGTGGTCGGGTCGCCCACGATCAACCGGGGTATTCTGACCGCCCTCGCCTCCATCCTCGAAGAGATCAAGGGGCTCCGTTTTGCCGGGAAAAAGGCGGCGGTTTTCGGTTCATACGGGTGGAGCGGAGAATCGCCGAACATTCTGGCGGAGCATCTGGAAAAATCAGGTTTTCAACTGGTTGACGAAGGGTTGAAAGTCCTGTGGAACCCCGATGAAGCGGGTATGGAACAGTGCTTTGATTTTGGAAAGAAACTGGCCGGCCAGCTATCCTGA